In a single window of the Pongo abelii isolate AG06213 chromosome 1, NHGRI_mPonAbe1-v2.0_pri, whole genome shotgun sequence genome:
- the RHEX gene encoding regulator of hemoglobinization and erythroid cell expansion protein: MLTEVMEVWHGLVIAVVSLFLQACFLTAINYLLSRHMAHKSEQILKAASLQVPRPSPGHHHPPAVKEMKETQTDRDIPMSDPLYRHDSDTSSNSSDSSCSSPPACQDTEDVDYTQVVFSAPGELKNDSPLDYENIKEITDYVNVNPESHKPNFWYFVNPAVSEPAEYDQVAM; the protein is encoded by the exons ATGCTGACAGA AGTCATGGAGGTCTGGCATGGCTTAGTGATTGCGGTGGTGTCCCTCTTCCTGCAGGCCTGCTTCCTCACCGCCATCAACTACCTGCTCAGCAGGCACATGG CCCACAAGAGTGAACAGATACTGAAAGCAGCCAGTCTCCAGgtccccaggcccagccctggccACCATCATCCACCTGCTGTCAAAGAGATGAAGGAGactcagacagacagagacatCCCAATGTCTGATCCCCTTTACAGGC ATGACAGCGACACATCCTCAAATAGCTCGGACAGCTCCTGCAGTTCGCCTCCTGCCTGCCAG GACACCGAGGATGTGGATTACACACAAGTCGTCTTTTCGGCCCCTGGAGAACTAAAAAATGACTCCCCCCTGGACTATGAGAACATAAAGGAAATCACAGATTATGTCAACGTCAATCCAGAAAGCCACAAGCCCAATTTCTGGTATTTTGTCAACCCTGCTGTGTCTGAGCCAGCAGAATATGATCAAGTGGCCATGtga